AAGGCAGGTCTTCGTCCGGTGTGCCAAGGATCCGGCCCAGCATCATCATGGGTAGTTGCCGCGCAATGTCCTTGGTGGCGTCAAAAGTGCCCTTGTCCAAAGCCGCATCCAGAATGGGGTGGCACAAGTCGCGGATCTGTTGCTCGAACTCTGCCACGACAGGACGCGAGAAGGCTTTGCCCACTTTGACCCGCGTCCTCATGTGCTCAGGGGGGTCGGTTTCCTGAAAGGTCCGCCGTGCCAGGTATTCTTCGTAGGTTTGATCTTCCATTCGAATACCACGGGCCGACGACATGACCTGATAGTTTCTGTTCAGCTCGGTAATGTCGGCGTGGCGTACGATGCTCCAGAAGCCTTCACCACCATCCCATTCAGTCCAACTGATCGGGTCGTCCCGACGCAACCGTGCGAATGTGTTGTGCGGAGCACCCTTCACAAAAGTATCGTGGCTGGACAGATCAGCAAATCCGTCGTCATTAGGGGTCCAGACCGTCATGCGCGCCTCCCTGGCTGTTACACGGTTGTATCTTGCGCGTTCAAAAATATATTATATAACATGTTAAATATGTAAAGCGGAGAAATAATGCGTATCGCGATCTTGATGACCAACACTGACGAAAGCGACTTTTCTCAGCAATATCCCAAGGATGGCGAAAAGTGGCAGGCGCTTCTTTCCCAAAAACGCCCGGATTGGACCTTCAAAGTCTATTCGGTGAAAGACGGCGAGTTTCCAAAAAACGAGTCAAAATATGATGGGTGGATCGTCACCGGTAGCCCGGCATCCGTGCATGACAAAGCACCGTGGATCCCGCGCCTGCTTGAGTTGATCGCCCGTATCGAAAAAACAAAGAAACCGCTGTTCGGGGCGTGTTTTGGCCATCAAGCCATCGCGTTGGCACTGGGCGGCAAAGTCGGACACAACCCCGATGGCTGGGTGCTGGGGTCAGTCGAAGTCGAAGCAACCGCTCGCCCCGCTTGGATGGAAGCACGCCGTTTCTGGCAATATGGCGCCCATATCGAACAGGTGACCAAACTGCCCAAGGACGCCGAGATCATTTTGCGTCACGACGGCTGCCCTGTTGGCGGTTTCCGGATCGGTAGTCACGTATTCACGACGCAGAACCATCCGGAAATGACCCACGAATTTATTGCAGCCCTGATCGAAGAACTGGCCCACAGCAAACCTGCCGACGTGATCGAAAAAGCCCGTGCTTCCCTGCCAATGTCCGCCGATAACGGCCTGTTCTCTGATTGCATCATCCAGTTTTTCGAACATGATCGCGCCGCCTGATCCGATTCACCCCAGCTTTGCCAGCAAGTCCATCACTGTCACGCGGTCAAACTGAACATGACGCTCCATAAGCGCCTCCGCCGCGTCTGCCTTGTGTGATAGGATCAATTCGGCAAGCTGCCGATGCTCTTGCGCGCTTTGCGCGATTGCGCCGGGATAATCATAACGCGCCCTGTAGTAAGCCAGCAACTTGCGCGCGTTCATCTTGATCATGTCCAGAAGAAATGGATTACCCGATGCCTCGGCGACCTGTTTATGAAACTCAAGATTCAGCGCGTAATACCCATCCGGATCGCCATTCCCCTGATCGCGCGCATGTGTCGCGCAGGCCTCGACAATTTGCATAAGCCGATCAGCCGCATGGGAAGAAATACGCCGCGCAGCAAGCCCGGCTGCCTGCCCTTCCAGGCGCGCATGAACTTCCAAAATGGCCAGAAATTCCTCAAGCGACGGCTTGAACAGCACCGCGCCCTTCCGTGGCTGACGCTGGATCAGCCCCATCGCCTCTAATCGCAACAACGCCTCGCGCAACGGGGTGCGCGACACTTCGTATCTTTCGATCAGCGCGTTTTCGTTGATCGGATCACCGGGGTTCAATTCTCCTCGGTCAATCCCCATCAGGATCGCATTCAAGACTGTTTCTGTTTGTCCGGCCATGGTGCGAGTTAAGCAAAATCATCGGTGAAATCTAGCCCTTGCTTTAGAAGCACCGCAGATCTTCAACCCACCAATCCCATCAAGGTGACATCCCGCTCTGCACCCAAACTGGATTTAAAACAAGATTGCGCTGGACCTATTTTTCACAGCCAGAAATGCGATCCTGTTTTTGATCAAAGATTCTGTGTTCCCCTGCTTTGCGCACCGGAACCACTTAGCGTTGGAGGATACGATGGACGGCGCACTCAAGGAAAATGATATCTCTCATGTGGTGGAAGCTGACAAAGCTCACGTTTGGCATCACCTGACCCAGCACAAGCCTTTTGAAACGGTTGATCCCCGTATCATCGTTGAAGGTAAAGGGATGCGCGTCTGGGATCAGAACGGCAAGGAATATATCGACGCTGTGTCCGGCGGCGTCTGGACGGTCAATGTCGGCTATGGGCGGGAAAGTATCGCGGATGTCGTTCGCGAGCAGCTGGTGAAGCTGAACTATTTCGCAGGCTCAGCGGGATCCATACCAGGTGCGATGTTTTCGGAAAAACTGATCTCGAAAATGCCGGGGATGACGCGCGTTTACATTACGAATTCGGGGTCTGAGGCGAACGAAAAAGCCTTCAAAATGATCCGGCAAATCGCGCATAAACGCTACGGCGGCAAGAAAACCAAGATCCTATATCGCGACCGCGACTATCACGGCTCGACGCTGGCAGCGATGTCGGCAGGCGGGCAGGATGAACGCAACATGCAATATGGCCCCTTCGCGCCTGATTTCGTGCGCGTGCCCCACTGTATGGAATATCGCAAAGACGAGATCGGACTAGGCCATCTGTCGGGCGCAGACTTCGGGCACGCTGCGGCTGATCTGATCGAAGAGGTAATCCTGCGTGAAGGGCCTGACACAGTCGGTGCCTTGTGCCTGGAGCCAATTACCGCAGGCGGCGGCGTGATCGAAGCGCCTGAAGGTTATTGGGATCGTGTGCGCGAAATTTGCAACAAATACGATATCCTTCTGCACATTGACGAAGTTGTCTGCGGCCTTGGGCGCACCGGCACTTGGTTCGGTTATCAGCACTACGGCATCCAGCCTGATTTTGTCACAATGGCAAAGGGCGTGGCATCCGGATATGCGGCTATTGCTTGCTGTGTCACCACGGAAAAGGTGTTCGAGATGTTCAAAGACAACTCAGATGATATCCTGAACCATTTCCGCGACATCTCAACTTTTGGGGGCTGCACGGCTGGTCCCGCCGCTGCGCTTGAAAACATGCGTATCATTGAAGATGAGGGGCTGCTTGAAAACACCACGAAGATGGGTGAGCGGATGCTTGGCAACCTGAAGGCGCTGATGGAAAAGCATGATGTGATCGGCGATGTACGCGGCAAGGGTTTGTTCCTTGGAGTTGAGCTTGTGGAGGATCGCGAGACCAAAGAACCTGTGACAGAAAAGGAAATCGCCGCTGTTGTGGGCGATTGCGGCGCACAGGGTGTGATCATCGGGGCAAGCAATCGGTCCATTCCCGGGCGCAACAACGTGTTGTGCTTCAGTCCCGCTCTGATCGTGACCCCCGAGGATGTTGATCGGATCACGGACGCTGTCGACAAGGCTCTGACCAAAGTCTTCGGTTAACACCATTTCGAAAGACTGATAAAGCGGGTCTTTCGAAAGGCCCGCTTTTTGCTTTCTGGATCTAATGCAGACCAGATCCAACCGATGTAAGGACCTTTCCATGTGGCCCGCACCAGTCACCCTGACCGGCGAACACGTCATTCTCGCGCCTCTGTCTCAGGACCATGCCGCAGCCTTGCGTACAGCCTGCGCCGATGGCGATCTTTATCGCCTTTGGTACACCGCCATACCCAGCCCCAATGGGATGAAAGACGAAATCGACCGTCGGCTGGGCTTGCAAAAGGCAGGTTCCATGTTGCCCTTCTGCGTGATGACGCCAGATGGCACCCCGGTAGGCATGACTACCTATATGAACATCGATGCGGGAAACCGAAGGGTTGAAATCGGATCGACTTGGTATCGCACATCCGTGCAGCGCGGACCGCTGAACACAGAGGCCAAGCAGCTGCTTCTGTCACATGCGTTCGACACGCTGGATTGCATCGCCGTCGAATTCCGCACCCATTTCATGAACCAGCAAAGCCGCAGCGCGATCGAACGATTGGGGGCGAAGTTGGATGGCATTTTACGCAGTCATCAGATCGGACCCGGTGACGCGATCCGCGACACGGCTGTCTATTCGATCATCGCATCCGAATGGCCCGCAGTGCGCGCAAACCTGACCTGGAAGCTGGAACGGCCTCGCAGGTAACAGCGTCTTCACGCCATTCTTGACGGTTGTTTCGGTGTGAAGACTGGACATTTCCTTAATATGTTCTATATTTGTTCTCACGCGATGATCAAGAAACAGATCAGGAACAGGAGGATCGAACATGCACGCTGCCCGTACTTTGCCACCGACTCCGAAACAGGTCGATTATGCCCGCCATATTGCCGCCCGTCTGGGCGCGCGTATCCCTGCCGACTTGATCAGCGACCGCGCCGCCTTGTCCGGCTGGATTGGTGAGCATCAAGCCCGCCTGAACGCAACCACACACCGAATTACCGATGGTCGGGCGACTTCGCGGCAAGTCGCCTTTGCCGAACGGATCGCACGCGCAAAACGTCGCGCCATTCCGGATGAGTGTTTCCGTGATGCAGGTATGATGTCTGCGTGGATTTCTTCCAATCGTTGAAGGCAAGCTTATGTCCAGATTGCTTTGCCTCTAAGTCCACGTTACGGTCAGCCCCATGGCCGCCCCCGTAGAGACCTTTTTTCTGGACCAAGACGCCCAAGGCACACTTCAGGCGCAGATTCAGCAGATGATCGCCGAGGCGATTCTGTCCGGACGTCTACCGCGCGGCGAGAAGCTGCCCTCAACCCGGCGACTGTCTGCCCATTTGGGCGTCAGCCGGATCACCGTCACACTCGCCTATACCGAATTGCAAGCGAATGACTATCTGGCCTCGAAAGGTCGAAGCGGATTCTATGTCTCTGAAAACGCACCGGAACCTCCGTC
This DNA window, taken from Aliiroseovarius sp. F47248L, encodes the following:
- a CDS encoding type 1 glutamine amidotransferase, which produces MRIAILMTNTDESDFSQQYPKDGEKWQALLSQKRPDWTFKVYSVKDGEFPKNESKYDGWIVTGSPASVHDKAPWIPRLLELIARIEKTKKPLFGACFGHQAIALALGGKVGHNPDGWVLGSVEVEATARPAWMEARRFWQYGAHIEQVTKLPKDAEIILRHDGCPVGGFRIGSHVFTTQNHPEMTHEFIAALIEELAHSKPADVIEKARASLPMSADNGLFSDCIIQFFEHDRAA
- a CDS encoding aminotransferase class III-fold pyridoxal phosphate-dependent enzyme, producing MDGALKENDISHVVEADKAHVWHHLTQHKPFETVDPRIIVEGKGMRVWDQNGKEYIDAVSGGVWTVNVGYGRESIADVVREQLVKLNYFAGSAGSIPGAMFSEKLISKMPGMTRVYITNSGSEANEKAFKMIRQIAHKRYGGKKTKILYRDRDYHGSTLAAMSAGGQDERNMQYGPFAPDFVRVPHCMEYRKDEIGLGHLSGADFGHAAADLIEEVILREGPDTVGALCLEPITAGGGVIEAPEGYWDRVREICNKYDILLHIDEVVCGLGRTGTWFGYQHYGIQPDFVTMAKGVASGYAAIACCVTTEKVFEMFKDNSDDILNHFRDISTFGGCTAGPAAALENMRIIEDEGLLENTTKMGERMLGNLKALMEKHDVIGDVRGKGLFLGVELVEDRETKEPVTEKEIAAVVGDCGAQGVIIGASNRSIPGRNNVLCFSPALIVTPEDVDRITDAVDKALTKVFG
- a CDS encoding GNAT family protein — encoded protein: MWPAPVTLTGEHVILAPLSQDHAAALRTACADGDLYRLWYTAIPSPNGMKDEIDRRLGLQKAGSMLPFCVMTPDGTPVGMTTYMNIDAGNRRVEIGSTWYRTSVQRGPLNTEAKQLLLSHAFDTLDCIAVEFRTHFMNQQSRSAIERLGAKLDGILRSHQIGPGDAIRDTAVYSIIASEWPAVRANLTWKLERPRR
- a CDS encoding GntR family transcriptional regulator, with translation MAGQTETVLNAILMGIDRGELNPGDPINENALIERYEVSRTPLREALLRLEAMGLIQRQPRKGAVLFKPSLEEFLAILEVHARLEGQAAGLAARRISSHAADRLMQIVEACATHARDQGNGDPDGYYALNLEFHKQVAEASGNPFLLDMIKMNARKLLAYYRARYDYPGAIAQSAQEHRQLAELILSHKADAAEALMERHVQFDRVTVMDLLAKLG